One Microbacter margulisiae genomic window carries:
- a CDS encoding TetR/AcrR family transcriptional regulator codes for MSKAYKTKEYIIEKTASIFNTKGYAGTSLNDLTEVTGLTKGSIYGNFKNKDDVAIEAFKYNLQLMSQLFMSEKAKEKSYRGKLLIYTKVLCDSSGSKLPIGGCPILNTAIESDDTHPVLKEFAKKALLNWKNDFVEILNAGIQAGEFSSDLNTEQVAITILALIEGSIMINKLTDNNNHIRLIMESLRDYINQL; via the coding sequence ATGTCAAAAGCCTATAAAACAAAAGAGTATATTATTGAAAAGACAGCATCAATTTTCAATACAAAGGGCTATGCAGGTACTTCTCTCAATGATTTGACTGAAGTAACCGGTTTGACGAAAGGAAGTATTTATGGCAATTTCAAGAATAAAGATGATGTAGCAATAGAGGCGTTTAAGTATAATTTACAACTGATGAGCCAGCTTTTTATGTCTGAAAAGGCAAAAGAAAAAAGCTACAGAGGGAAACTTTTAATTTACACGAAAGTATTATGTGATTCTTCCGGGTCAAAGTTACCTATTGGTGGGTGTCCAATACTTAATACAGCCATCGAGTCTGATGACACACATCCTGTACTTAAAGAGTTTGCGAAAAAAGCACTGTTGAATTGGAAAAATGATTTTGTTGAAATATTGAATGCAGGTATTCAAGCTGGTGAATTTTCATCGGACTTAAATACAGAACAAGTTGCCATTACGATATTAGCTCTGATCGAAGGTTCAATCATGATAAATAAACTCACGGATAATAACAACCATATCCGTTTAATTATGGAATCATTGCGTGATTACATAAATCAACTGTAA
- a CDS encoding DoxX family protein, with product MKAIKQFFATDQKSWSLLLVRLALGIVILPHGMQKALGMFGGYGFSGTVGFFESMGIPLILAVLVILAEFAGSIGILLGLATRFMAASLFISMTGAMFLGGHIHNGFFMNWFGMQKGEGIEYFILVLGMALALVVGGSGRYAVDNCISKKLK from the coding sequence ATGAAAGCAATCAAACAATTTTTCGCAACTGATCAGAAATCATGGTCATTACTTTTAGTTCGCCTCGCGTTAGGCATCGTCATTTTACCTCATGGAATGCAAAAAGCATTGGGAATGTTTGGGGGATATGGATTCAGTGGGACAGTCGGATTCTTTGAATCAATGGGCATACCACTTATTTTAGCCGTATTGGTTATTCTGGCTGAATTTGCAGGCAGCATTGGCATCCTACTTGGACTTGCCACCCGGTTTATGGCTGCTTCCTTATTTATTTCCATGACAGGTGCCATGTTTTTGGGAGGACATATCCACAATGGATTTTTTATGAACTGGTTTGGAATGCAAAAAGGTGAAGGCATCGAATATTTTATCCTGGTGCTCGGAATGGCTCTTGCATTGGTGGTAGGCGGTAGCGGAAGATATGCTGTTGACAACTGTATCTCCAAAAAGCTGAAATAA
- a CDS encoding helix-turn-helix domain-containing protein: protein MDILQKINSIRTQKGISQEIIAEAINRDISAVSNILSGKRELRVSELAKIANVFNMSIIDLFLWEDPQEKEQVNYVSEESSIYIKKENDRILRNYIKLLEEKVDALEKELSQCK, encoded by the coding sequence ATGGATATTTTACAAAAAATCAATTCTATACGAACTCAAAAAGGAATATCTCAGGAAATTATTGCAGAAGCGATAAATAGAGATATTTCTGCGGTAAGTAATATTCTGTCTGGGAAAAGAGAATTAAGGGTCAGCGAGCTTGCGAAAATTGCAAATGTTTTCAACATGTCAATTATTGATTTGTTTTTGTGGGAAGACCCTCAAGAAAAAGAACAAGTGAATTACGTATCAGAAGAATCGAGTATTTATATTAAAAAAGAAAATGATAGAATATTGCGTAATTATATCAAACTATTAGAAGAAAAGGTTGATGCCTTAGAAAAGGAACTTTCACAATGTAAATAG
- a CDS encoding sensor histidine kinase, protein MNTYDEKRPDPDELLASIKQQEEKNNQGKLKIFFGMCAGVGKTYTMLQSAHLEKKKQVDIVVGYVETHKRAETEKLVEGLEVIPPYIIEYKETEFKEVDIDAIIARKPEVVLIDELAHTNAPGSRHAKRYQDVQELLHNGINVYTTLNVQHIESRTDTVTQITGVPVRETVPDEVLEATDEIELVDITADELLQRFAEGKVYTPDRSQEAVRNFFRKGNITALREMSLRLVADRVDKQLRQYMQNRRIPGPWKSGIRLMVAIGPSPNSAWLIRWAKSLSYTMDATITAVYVQKAKPLSESDQEQLNKNIALAKQMGAHYFSTSGEDLPKAILEVAQRENITHIIVGKSQHEDFVSYFKRSLVSKLIHDSGDIDIYVVGAQNASNPVKKRWINPGAFRSGPKNYLISSLFILFVVMICYFFKGLLEYHVVSYILLFAVSLVALFYSMGPILLAATLSALLWDYFFINPPLTFYIAKPEDVMMMGTFFSVSIINGVLTARLKSQQRLAKDREQRAGALYELSKVLSSASGIWEVIEQGTSFIRKYFQIDSAVLLREDDNTLQSTSYPVSQNLILRPSEKSIAAWVYKHAQRAGKFTTTLPATDFTFYPLNGRRLNTGVLLIKSRTKFSGEMDLFWDTLCVQFTNALERELLNEVTHRASVIHESEKLYKTLFNSISHELRTPVSTLMGSSETLLRSDVEPSLQHQLAKNIFDAAERLDRLIENLLNMSRLESDTIKPFMDWHDVHDLVNKVLANLHDDLAPFNVEVVIPADMPLVRFDFGLMEQVLHNLVYNATQHANPHTTIRVKMYYDQPNLVLQVMDRGTGFPPESIPYLCNKFYRADSRISGGVGLGLSIVKGFVDAHQGTVLFENRARGGALITIKIPTEKYNLTEE, encoded by the coding sequence ATGAATACGTACGACGAAAAACGTCCTGATCCTGACGAACTGCTGGCTTCCATCAAACAGCAGGAAGAGAAAAATAACCAGGGAAAGCTGAAAATCTTTTTTGGCATGTGTGCCGGCGTAGGGAAAACTTATACCATGTTGCAGTCTGCTCATTTGGAGAAGAAAAAGCAGGTTGATATTGTCGTTGGATATGTGGAAACCCATAAGCGCGCCGAAACCGAGAAACTGGTAGAAGGCTTGGAAGTAATACCTCCTTATATTATTGAATATAAGGAGACGGAATTTAAAGAAGTCGATATAGACGCTATCATTGCCAGAAAACCGGAGGTGGTTTTAATCGATGAACTGGCGCATACCAATGCTCCCGGAAGCCGCCATGCAAAACGCTATCAGGATGTGCAGGAGTTATTGCATAATGGAATCAACGTTTATACCACGCTGAATGTACAACATATCGAAAGCCGTACAGATACGGTCACTCAAATAACCGGAGTACCTGTCCGGGAGACTGTGCCGGATGAAGTTTTGGAAGCTACGGATGAGATCGAATTGGTCGATATTACTGCTGACGAACTTCTGCAACGTTTTGCCGAAGGAAAAGTATACACGCCGGATCGATCACAGGAAGCTGTTCGCAATTTTTTCAGGAAAGGGAACATAACGGCCTTGCGTGAAATGTCATTGCGTCTTGTCGCTGACAGGGTGGATAAGCAATTACGGCAATATATGCAGAACCGGCGTATTCCGGGACCTTGGAAGTCAGGGATCAGACTGATGGTTGCTATTGGTCCAAGTCCTAATTCTGCATGGCTGATCCGATGGGCTAAAAGCCTTTCGTACACGATGGATGCTACGATAACCGCAGTGTATGTTCAAAAGGCCAAGCCATTATCGGAATCAGATCAGGAACAACTCAATAAAAATATAGCTCTTGCCAAACAAATGGGCGCGCATTATTTCTCAACGTCGGGAGAAGATCTGCCGAAGGCTATCTTGGAGGTCGCCCAGCGCGAGAATATTACGCATATTATTGTGGGAAAATCACAACACGAGGATTTTGTTTCTTATTTCAAAAGGAGCCTTGTCAGTAAATTAATCCACGACAGCGGAGATATCGATATTTATGTAGTGGGCGCCCAAAATGCATCGAATCCGGTGAAAAAGAGATGGATAAATCCGGGCGCTTTTCGTTCCGGTCCCAAAAACTATCTGATCAGTTCCTTGTTTATTCTGTTCGTGGTCATGATTTGCTACTTTTTCAAAGGGCTTCTTGAATATCATGTTGTTTCTTACATCTTGTTGTTTGCCGTTTCATTGGTTGCTCTTTTTTACAGTATGGGGCCTATCCTTCTGGCCGCGACTTTAAGTGCATTGCTATGGGATTACTTTTTTATCAATCCTCCTCTTACGTTTTATATTGCTAAACCTGAGGATGTGATGATGATGGGCACATTCTTTTCTGTATCTATCATTAATGGAGTGTTAACAGCGCGTCTTAAAAGCCAGCAACGTTTAGCGAAAGACCGGGAACAACGTGCAGGAGCATTGTATGAATTATCAAAAGTGCTTTCGTCGGCTTCCGGGATATGGGAGGTGATCGAACAGGGAACTTCTTTTATTCGTAAGTATTTTCAGATCGATAGCGCAGTGTTGTTACGCGAGGATGATAATACGTTACAATCTACCAGTTATCCTGTTTCTCAAAATTTGATCTTGAGGCCATCGGAAAAAAGCATTGCTGCCTGGGTTTATAAACATGCACAACGTGCCGGTAAGTTTACCACCACGCTTCCGGCAACTGATTTTACATTTTATCCTTTAAATGGAAGGAGACTCAATACGGGAGTGTTATTGATAAAATCCCGGACAAAATTCAGCGGTGAGATGGATTTATTCTGGGATACCTTATGCGTTCAGTTTACCAATGCTTTGGAACGTGAATTATTGAATGAAGTAACACATCGCGCTTCTGTGATTCATGAATCGGAGAAATTGTATAAAACGTTGTTTAATTCCATTTCACACGAATTGCGCACTCCGGTCTCTACCTTAATGGGTTCGTCGGAAACTTTGCTGCGTAGTGACGTAGAGCCTTCGTTGCAGCACCAGCTTGCAAAAAATATTTTTGATGCCGCCGAAAGATTAGACAGGCTGATTGAAAATCTTCTTAACATGTCCCGTTTGGAATCAGATACCATTAAACCCTTTATGGATTGGCATGATGTGCATGATTTGGTAAATAAAGTACTTGCAAATTTACATGACGATTTGGCTCCGTTTAATGTTGAAGTAGTGATTCCTGCAGATATGCCTCTGGTAAGATTTGATTTCGGACTGATGGAACAGGTGTTGCACAATCTGGTGTATAATGCTACGCAACATGCCAATCCTCATACGACAATACGTGTCAAGATGTATTATGATCAGCCCAATTTGGTGTTGCAGGTTATGGATAGAGGAACAGGATTTCCACCTGAATCTATTCCTTATCTTTGTAATAAATTTTATCGTGCGGATAGCCGTATTTCAGGCGGTGTCGGACTGGGACTATCTATTGTAAAAGGTTTTGTGGATGCTCATCAGGGAACCGTTCTTTTTGAGAACAGAGCGCGGGGAGGAGCATTAATCACCATCAAGATTCCGACGGAAAAATATAACCTGACAGAAGAATAA
- the fabF gene encoding beta-ketoacyl-ACP synthase II, whose protein sequence is MKRVVITGLGAITPIGNNINEFWESIVEGKSGAAPLTKFDTSKFKTQFGCEVKDFHPEEFLDRKELRSYDLFTQYAIAASDQAIQDSGLNLKIMSEAERSEIGVIWASGNGGIGTFEKELKEYHTGDGTPRFSPFLIPKMIVDIAAGVISIRNGLLGPNYATVSACASSNTAIINAFDTIRLGKASVVICGGSEAAITESSVGGFNASQALSKRNDDPQGASRPFDETREGFVIGEGAGALVLEELEHALARNATIYAEMVGGGMAADAYHLTGTHPDGLGAMLSMNKALKEAGINASQIDYVNAHATSTSMGDISELKGIKRVFDNNIIKVTGTKSMTGHLLGAAGAIESIISILSVRDNIMPATINTLHPDKEIPEGIDLVLHHSRYEPVNYVLNNTFGFGGHTASSIFKKYQ, encoded by the coding sequence ATGAAACGAGTAGTAATAACAGGTCTTGGGGCAATTACCCCTATAGGAAATAACATCAATGAATTTTGGGAAAGCATTGTAGAAGGTAAAAGTGGAGCTGCTCCGCTTACAAAATTTGATACCTCAAAATTTAAAACACAGTTTGGATGTGAAGTGAAAGACTTTCACCCCGAAGAATTTTTGGATAGAAAAGAACTCCGTTCGTACGATCTTTTTACACAATATGCTATCGCAGCATCGGATCAGGCTATTCAGGATTCAGGATTGAACCTGAAAATAATGAGTGAAGCAGAGCGATCTGAAATTGGAGTAATTTGGGCTTCGGGGAATGGTGGTATTGGAACGTTCGAAAAAGAATTGAAAGAGTATCATACAGGAGATGGAACACCACGCTTCAGTCCTTTTTTGATTCCTAAAATGATTGTTGATATTGCAGCAGGGGTTATTTCCATTCGTAACGGATTGCTTGGTCCAAACTACGCAACTGTTTCGGCTTGTGCATCTTCAAACACAGCCATCATCAATGCTTTTGATACTATCCGGTTAGGTAAAGCTTCTGTCGTAATTTGCGGAGGCTCCGAAGCAGCTATCACCGAATCTTCGGTAGGAGGATTTAATGCTTCACAGGCCTTGTCGAAACGAAACGATGATCCACAGGGGGCTTCCCGCCCTTTTGATGAAACCCGTGAAGGTTTTGTTATTGGAGAAGGTGCCGGTGCGTTGGTACTCGAAGAGTTAGAACACGCCCTGGCCCGTAATGCAACTATTTATGCTGAAATGGTTGGTGGAGGTATGGCTGCCGATGCTTATCATCTTACCGGAACTCATCCAGACGGTTTAGGTGCAATGTTAAGTATGAACAAAGCTTTAAAGGAAGCCGGAATTAACGCATCTCAAATCGATTATGTAAATGCACATGCAACATCAACTTCTATGGGGGATATTAGTGAATTGAAAGGTATAAAAAGAGTTTTTGATAACAATATAATTAAGGTTACCGGGACAAAATCAATGACAGGGCATCTACTTGGTGCGGCTGGAGCAATAGAAAGTATTATCTCAATACTATCAGTCCGTGATAATATTATGCCGGCAACAATCAATACGCTTCATCCGGACAAGGAAATTCCGGAAGGTATCGACTTGGTTCTACATCATTCTCGATATGAGCCGGTCAATTACGTGCTTAATAATACTTTTGGTTTCGGAGGGCATACCGCAAGCTCAATTTTTAAGAAGTATCAATAA
- a CDS encoding IS4 family transposase, translated as MHKEKYVFAQLASFLDRNKFNYIVHKFDGDKNVTHFKCWNQLLALMFGQLSNRESLRDLIVALDAHHSKSYHLGFGKNVSKSSLARANQDRDYHIFEEYAYYLITQAREKRVSDIFQLGGNVYAFDSTTIDLCLSVFWWAKFRKKKGGIKVHTLYDVETQVPAFFHITEASVHDSKAMKEIPYEPGSYYIFDRAYNSFKMLYKIHQIEAFFVVRAKKNLQYKSIKWRRRLPENVLSDVMIELTGFYPSQYYPRTLRLVRYWDQEQEREFVFLTNAVHISALQVAELYKNRWQVELFFKWLKQHLKIKKFWGTTENAVRIQIYVAICTYCLVAIIQKDMQLDRSTYEILQILSISLTDKTHLRDLFEKTKFQNDKDRFRLNEPSLFDF; from the coding sequence ATGCATAAGGAAAAATACGTTTTCGCTCAGTTAGCCTCTTTCTTGGATCGGAATAAGTTCAACTACATTGTTCACAAGTTCGATGGTGACAAAAATGTAACGCATTTTAAATGCTGGAATCAATTACTTGCTCTGATGTTCGGACAACTGTCCAACCGAGAAAGTCTGAGAGATTTGATTGTCGCACTTGATGCTCATCACTCCAAATCTTATCATTTGGGTTTTGGCAAAAATGTTTCAAAATCATCTCTGGCAAGAGCCAATCAAGACAGAGATTATCACATTTTTGAAGAGTATGCTTACTACCTGATAACACAAGCCAGAGAGAAACGAGTTTCTGATATCTTCCAACTTGGTGGTAATGTCTACGCTTTCGATTCAACAACGATTGACTTGTGCCTTTCCGTATTCTGGTGGGCGAAGTTCCGTAAGAAAAAAGGTGGGATCAAAGTACATACATTGTATGATGTAGAAACACAGGTTCCGGCTTTCTTTCATATTACCGAGGCGTCGGTACACGACTCTAAAGCGATGAAAGAAATTCCTTATGAACCAGGATCTTATTATATATTTGACAGAGCCTACAACAGCTTCAAAATGCTGTATAAGATTCATCAGATAGAAGCTTTCTTTGTTGTTAGAGCCAAGAAGAACCTGCAATACAAATCCATCAAATGGAGACGCAGGTTACCTGAGAATGTGCTTTCAGATGTGATGATTGAATTGACGGGATTTTATCCAAGTCAATACTATCCAAGAACTCTTCGTTTGGTCAGATATTGGGATCAAGAACAAGAACGTGAGTTTGTCTTCTTAACCAATGCAGTGCATATTTCGGCACTTCAAGTTGCCGAACTTTACAAGAACCGCTGGCAAGTCGAGCTGTTCTTCAAATGGTTGAAACAACATCTGAAAATAAAGAAATTTTGGGGTACAACTGAAAACGCAGTTCGGATTCAAATCTACGTGGCTATATGTACTTACTGTCTGGTGGCAATAATCCAAAAGGACATGCAACTTGACAGAAGTACATATGAGATTTTGCAGATCCTGAGTATATCTTTAACCGATAAAACTCATCTTCGGGACCTCTTCGAGAAAACTAAATTTCAAAATGACAAAGATCGTTTTAGGCTTAATGAGCCAAGTTTATTTGATTTTTAA
- a CDS encoding CinA family nicotinamide mononucleotide deamidase-related protein, which produces MNVEIMTIGDELLIGQVVDTNSAWMGAMLTKEGFHIQGITSIGDEAIVIKETLARLMAKSNIVLITGGLGPTNDDITLKTLAEFFNTSLVFDASVYADIERFFEGRKDMMNTLNRDQALVPADATVIHNKVGTAPITWFEKEGKVVVSMPGVPVEMKQVMSDEILPRLKQRFNVPSIQHRHILVHGIGESSLAIQLEEWESALPSFVKLAYLPQVGLVRLRLTASLPDEALLTRTLDEAVEKVVPLLGNTLLALEDTTPAEVIDRLLKQKKISLSVAESCTGGNIAHLITSQPGCSEYFKGGVVAYDNDVKCKVLNVSSKDINEYGAVSRQVVERMASGVRQLLQTDVAVATSGIAGPTGGTPEKLVGTVWIAVATANQVMSRVFQFGNIRDRNITRASIEALAMVKEMVEQ; this is translated from the coding sequence ATGAACGTAGAGATAATGACAATAGGCGATGAGTTGCTCATTGGGCAGGTCGTCGATACCAATTCGGCATGGATGGGAGCTATGCTTACCAAAGAAGGATTTCACATCCAGGGTATTACTTCCATAGGTGACGAAGCCATTGTAATAAAAGAGACGCTGGCGCGCCTTATGGCTAAAAGCAATATTGTATTGATTACCGGTGGTCTTGGCCCAACCAACGATGATATAACACTGAAAACTCTGGCAGAGTTTTTTAATACATCCTTGGTTTTTGATGCTTCGGTTTATGCCGATATTGAGAGATTCTTTGAAGGCAGGAAGGATATGATGAATACTTTGAATCGCGACCAGGCGCTTGTGCCGGCTGACGCTACCGTTATTCATAACAAAGTGGGAACTGCTCCTATCACCTGGTTCGAAAAAGAAGGCAAGGTAGTGGTATCGATGCCCGGCGTACCTGTTGAGATGAAGCAGGTGATGAGTGATGAAATCTTACCCAGACTCAAGCAACGTTTTAATGTGCCTTCTATTCAGCATCGGCATATCTTGGTGCATGGCATTGGTGAATCTTCGTTAGCTATTCAATTGGAAGAGTGGGAGAGTGCATTGCCTTCTTTTGTCAAGCTGGCTTATCTGCCTCAGGTTGGATTGGTGCGATTGCGATTGACGGCAAGCCTGCCTGATGAGGCTTTATTGACTCGTACACTGGACGAAGCGGTAGAAAAGGTTGTGCCTTTATTAGGTAATACTCTGTTGGCTTTGGAAGATACAACCCCTGCCGAGGTTATTGACCGCCTGCTGAAACAAAAGAAAATTTCTCTTTCCGTGGCCGAAAGTTGTACCGGTGGTAATATTGCTCATTTAATTACTTCACAGCCGGGTTGTTCTGAGTATTTCAAGGGAGGTGTTGTGGCTTATGATAATGATGTAAAATGCAAGGTGTTAAACGTAAGCTCAAAGGATATTAATGAATATGGAGCTGTAAGCCGGCAAGTCGTTGAACGAATGGCATCCGGTGTCAGACAGTTACTGCAAACGGATGTTGCAGTAGCTACTTCCGGCATTGCAGGCCCTACAGGAGGAACTCCTGAAAAACTGGTAGGCACGGTGTGGATTGCTGTAGCGACAGCAAATCAGGTTATGAGCCGCGTGTTTCAGTTTGGTAATATTCGAGATCGAAATATAACGAGGGCGTCTATAGAAGCGTTAGCTATGGTTAAAGAAATGGTGGAACAATGA
- a CDS encoding Arm DNA-binding domain-containing protein: MNSKLLILFYTKRAKITTGGLVPIYLRIAIDGKRVELSTKRYRMPEKCFVEGRCMKVNKNISHKNIPIGMFLLSLHPN; the protein is encoded by the coding sequence ATGAATTCAAAACTTTTAATTCTCTTTTACACAAAGAGAGCAAAAATAACAACTGGGGGGTTAGTCCCAATCTATTTACGAATAGCAATCGATGGTAAACGAGTCGAATTAAGCACCAAACGTTACAGGATGCCTGAAAAATGTTTTGTAGAAGGTCGTTGTATGAAAGTAAATAAAAATATATCTCACAAAAACATACCAATCGGTATGTTTTTATTATCTTTGCATCCAAATTAA
- a CDS encoding integrase core domain-containing protein — MKRHNLIEESKVKRLKNTEYPNYFLNVQQMDLIGPRYLKGGFRFYFYNVIDIENHFAGVHPISDKSAESIVPCWVDYWRAYQMPDFLQMDNELSFRGSNRHPRRLGLLMRVTLSNGVSPIFIPPAEPWRNGIIEKFNNNVQKYFYDTQRFTSFNDLKERAKEFSAFHNENHRYSSQGNCTPNQMVKGILQKSTLNKEMDWTQKIFIENRRLIFIRFIRSDLKLHLLNETFVLKPALKYCYVVAEVVIEKYLLVVSQNNTVHHIFRFAMSLP, encoded by the coding sequence TTGAAGCGTCACAACCTGATTGAAGAGTCCAAAGTCAAGCGCCTGAAAAATACGGAATATCCCAATTATTTTCTCAATGTCCAACAAATGGATCTGATCGGGCCGAGATACCTTAAAGGTGGTTTTCGGTTCTATTTTTACAATGTCATCGATATTGAGAATCACTTTGCAGGGGTCCATCCCATATCGGATAAATCGGCAGAAAGCATCGTCCCATGCTGGGTTGATTATTGGCGTGCTTATCAAATGCCTGATTTTCTCCAAATGGACAACGAACTCTCTTTCAGAGGCAGTAATCGTCATCCACGGAGACTTGGCTTGTTGATGCGGGTGACTCTTTCCAATGGTGTGAGTCCAATTTTCATACCGCCTGCTGAACCTTGGCGTAATGGTATTATTGAGAAGTTTAATAACAATGTCCAAAAGTATTTTTATGATACACAGAGATTTACTTCTTTCAATGACTTAAAAGAAAGGGCAAAAGAGTTTTCTGCTTTTCATAATGAAAATCATCGCTACTCTTCACAAGGCAACTGCACACCCAATCAAATGGTCAAAGGAATTTTACAAAAAAGCACCTTGAATAAGGAAATGGATTGGACACAAAAAATCTTTATTGAAAACAGGCGGTTAATTTTCATCCGTTTTATACGCAGTGACTTGAAGTTACATCTTCTCAATGAGACGTTTGTACTTAAACCAGCTCTTAAATACTGTTATGTTGTAGCTGAAGTGGTCATAGAGAAATATCTACTGGTGGTGAGCCAAAATAACACGGTACATCATATTTTCCGCTTTGCTATGTCTTTGCCTTAA
- the kdpC gene encoding potassium-transporting ATPase subunit KdpC, whose amino-acid sequence MKKPLFTAIKMLLAFMFLLGVIYPLAITGISQVVFPYQANGSIITTNGMPGGSERIGQLFNNPRYFWSRPSACNYDAVPSGASNLGPTSDSLKILIQKRRQTFIAGNHLPANAFVPVEMLTASGSGLDPDISPESAYLQMDRVCDARNYSPAQRQQVQKLIANHIERPTFDMLGEARVNVLELNRDLDLLK is encoded by the coding sequence ATGAAGAAACCATTATTTACAGCTATTAAGATGTTGCTGGCCTTTATGTTCCTTTTGGGAGTGATCTATCCGCTGGCCATCACGGGTATTTCTCAGGTGGTTTTTCCATATCAGGCAAATGGAAGTATTATTACGACAAACGGCATGCCGGGAGGTTCTGAGCGGATAGGTCAACTTTTTAATAATCCGCGTTATTTCTGGTCTCGTCCTTCAGCTTGCAATTATGATGCGGTGCCTTCGGGGGCATCCAATCTTGGCCCGACCAGCGATTCGTTGAAAATATTGATTCAAAAACGCCGGCAGACGTTTATTGCGGGTAATCACTTGCCTGCAAATGCCTTTGTTCCTGTTGAAATGTTGACAGCATCAGGGAGCGGGCTCGATCCTGATATTTCTCCTGAAAGCGCCTATTTACAGATGGATCGTGTTTGCGATGCCCGTAATTATTCCCCGGCACAGCGACAGCAGGTTCAAAAGCTTATTGCAAACCATATTGAACGCCCTACCTTTGATATGTTGGGAGAAGCTCGGGTTAATGTGCTGGAACTTAATCGTGACCTTGATTTATTGAAATAA
- a CDS encoding response regulator translates to MEDTILVIDDEIAIRRLLEITLKANGYNTIEAATGKDGLYFAASHNPKLILLDLGLPDEDGQIVLQKLREWYTSPVIILSVRSSEEEIIRALDNGANDYLTKPFRTGELSARVRSSLRLSSQNNANQQVIVVGKIEVDLIHHTVRKNGEFLHLTSTEFSLLSLMAKNAGKVLTHSFILKEIWGYSYLEQTQYLRVFVAQLRKKIEDDPSSPSYVITESGIGYRFSE, encoded by the coding sequence ATGGAAGATACCATACTTGTCATTGATGATGAAATTGCGATAAGACGATTGCTTGAAATTACATTGAAAGCCAATGGTTATAACACAATAGAGGCGGCAACAGGGAAAGATGGATTGTATTTTGCCGCCAGCCATAACCCTAAATTGATTCTTTTGGATCTGGGTCTTCCTGACGAAGATGGCCAGATCGTTTTACAGAAATTGAGGGAATGGTATACGTCTCCTGTTATCATTCTTTCCGTGCGTAGTTCGGAAGAAGAAATTATCCGCGCGCTGGATAACGGGGCAAACGATTATCTTACAAAGCCTTTTCGCACGGGAGAACTTTCTGCACGAGTCAGATCTTCACTCAGGCTTTCTTCTCAAAATAATGCTAACCAACAGGTTATTGTTGTTGGTAAAATCGAGGTTGATTTGATTCATCATACCGTAAGGAAAAACGGTGAGTTTTTACACCTTACTTCTACAGAATTTTCCCTTTTGTCGCTTATGGCGAAAAATGCAGGTAAAGTGCTTACCCATAGTTTTATATTAAAAGAAATATGGGGCTACAGTTACTTGGAGCAAACGCAATATTTACGTGTATTTGTCGCTCAATTGCGTAAAAAAATCGAAGATGACCCATCTTCTCCTTCCTACGTCATCACCGAATCGGGAATCGGCTATCGTTTCTCAGAATAA